The following proteins are encoded in a genomic region of Variovorax paradoxus:
- a CDS encoding alpha/beta hydrolase, with protein sequence MKTSNILAAAALSLLAAAGAQAETYEGVQPLTAGYSRADVAPQAAAAAREGNVYSDAASSAVAPTLAASTDRAAVRNEAVAAAHAPGQNLRREAFAGSVVPSQARSFTRQAGL encoded by the coding sequence ATGAAGACCTCGAACATCCTCGCCGCCGCCGCCCTCTCCCTGCTCGCCGCCGCTGGCGCCCAGGCAGAAACGTACGAAGGCGTGCAGCCCCTGACCGCCGGCTACAGCCGCGCCGACGTCGCGCCCCAGGCTGCCGCCGCAGCCCGCGAAGGCAACGTCTACAGCGATGCCGCTTCGTCGGCCGTGGCTCCGACCCTGGCCGCTTCGACCGACCGCGCCGCGGTGCGCAACGAAGCCGTCGCCGCAGCGCACGCTCCGGGCCAGAACCTGCGCCGCGAAGCCTTCGCAGGCAGCGTGGTTCCGTCGCAAGCGCGCAGCTTCACGCGCCAGGCCGGCCTGTAA
- a CDS encoding DUF4242 domain-containing protein, which produces MPLYLIERTFADQLEVSPEGAASIMRINDDVGVRWLYSFLSADKKKTYCLYEAPSAEMIREAAQRNGLPADVVIEVDQLRPPAVQGEAVAA; this is translated from the coding sequence ATGCCTCTCTATCTGATCGAACGCACCTTTGCCGATCAACTCGAGGTCTCGCCCGAGGGCGCGGCCAGCATCATGCGCATCAACGACGATGTCGGGGTTCGTTGGCTGTACTCGTTCCTGAGCGCCGACAAGAAGAAGACCTACTGCCTGTACGAGGCACCCAGCGCCGAGATGATCCGCGAGGCGGCGCAGCGCAACGGGTTGCCGGCCGACGTGGTGATCGAGGTCGACCAATTGCGCCCGCCGGCTGTGCAGGGCGAAGCCGTTGCGGCCTGA
- a CDS encoding cupin domain-containing protein — MTRQPFAAWAIGATLLAAIATSWGQTADHRMISPADLKWADVPSLPPGAKLAVLEGPMSEAVPFTVRIKVPANYRIPSHWHPAIERVTVLSGTFHMGLGDKLDMQKSMPVTAGGMMILQAKTPHFAWTQEETVVQLHGTGPWGVTYVNPADDPRSK, encoded by the coding sequence ATGACACGCCAACCATTTGCCGCCTGGGCCATCGGTGCCACGCTGCTCGCCGCCATTGCGACGAGCTGGGGCCAGACTGCGGACCACCGGATGATTTCGCCGGCCGACCTGAAATGGGCCGATGTTCCCTCGCTGCCCCCGGGCGCAAAACTCGCGGTGCTCGAGGGGCCGATGAGCGAAGCCGTGCCCTTCACGGTGCGTATCAAGGTGCCGGCCAACTACCGGATCCCGTCGCACTGGCATCCGGCCATCGAGCGGGTGACCGTGCTCTCGGGCACCTTCCACATGGGCCTGGGCGACAAGCTCGACATGCAGAAGTCGATGCCCGTGACCGCCGGCGGCATGATGATCCTGCAGGCCAAGACGCCCCACTTTGCGTGGACGCAGGAGGAAACCGTGGTGCAGCTTCACGGCACCGGGCCCTGGGGCGTCACTTACGTCAATCCGGCGGACGACCCGCGTTCGAAGTAG
- a CDS encoding group I truncated hemoglobin, whose protein sequence is MPATLYERLGGGERIQRLVTDVVENHYNNALIRARFANSNRPEVERHVFEFLCAGSGGPECYTGKDLVTAHKGMNINEQELVAAIDDIVEAMAKNGYDQAEKNEVVAILYSLKGDVVRL, encoded by the coding sequence ATGCCCGCAACCCTGTATGAACGGCTCGGCGGTGGGGAGCGCATTCAGCGGCTCGTTACCGACGTGGTCGAGAACCACTACAACAACGCGCTCATTCGCGCCCGCTTCGCCAACAGCAACCGACCCGAGGTCGAACGCCACGTGTTCGAGTTTCTCTGCGCCGGCAGCGGCGGTCCGGAGTGCTACACCGGCAAGGACCTGGTGACCGCGCACAAGGGCATGAACATCAACGAGCAGGAGCTGGTCGCCGCCATCGACGACATCGTCGAGGCGATGGCAAAGAACGGCTACGACCAGGCCGAAAAGAACGAAGTGGTTGCCATTCTTTATTCATTGAAGGGCGATGTGGTGCGGCTGTAG
- a CDS encoding helix-turn-helix transcriptional regulator: MATLDRIACHRCGRVCLHADVPCPACGAAPAASPAVAGATEPFVGRRGELQLVHDALGGALAGRGRVVMLSGEAGIGKTRLAQEAAMLAVRRGMLTLWGRCLEEPGAPPFLPWTRAMQACLRACRDERLPALLGRDAAAAAEIAPELAERLPPGTAVPTIGEGDQARFRLFAAVAHFWRQVATVRPLLLILDNLHWADASSLRLLGFIGQELADSRIVLLGSCREVDLSRQHPLAATLAELLNTRQFSRLPLQGLSLEETERMVAAASAVTPPPAVIATMHRRTEGNPLYLVETLRFLQGPCGTDPHAAAALVDTVPGGIRAVIGRRLNQLSAPCCELLAIAACIGRDFDLPLLAELADAQDETELLGRLDDALTHRIIEILPPGAQYQFSHVLIREVLYDELPAARRVALHGRIAELLEARHAGNSEPVLAQLAYHAAAALPVGSPARALDIAQRAAAQAVAVMAYEEALRCYRLALQLQERWLPAERARHAALLLALGAVQMHAGENDAGAATFLEAATLARALGDAELFARAALGFENNGWRISRPGEEAAALLEEALAAADGFDAALRVDLLAALCRACIFCGRQQQANAAQRSAVALARELAMPQPLFKALAAILPARGYPEQLEERLHCACEALDVAERAGHVEWVDALTGWYFGDLVEKGSLGAARSLAQVHARVADAIRQPFMQAMGLASLTLLAAYEGRFADSERLAGETFTLGQRFLAGNAQGAYSLQIFVLRRQQGRLGEVLPVLRGLVGSVPRNSLWQPGLALICAELDLHEPAREAYETLAGDGFTGIARDGMWLTNIVFAAEVCARLADVPRAATLYRLLAPYAGRNVVTGTNIACFGAVDRYRGMLAALMGEDTSAAAHFAAAAALDEQGGSRPWLAHSRFEWARWLALRSGDGGGKDAAAVQLGAALAIAREFGMAGLARRCEALQRELEGGTSAGSPASEGLSRREVDVLQLLSAGHSNQAIAERLFISPHTVAHHVRHILSKTDCRSRTEAAAWAHRHRVASAGPATPAGQ, translated from the coding sequence ATGGCCACGCTGGATCGGATTGCTTGTCACCGCTGTGGGCGGGTTTGCCTGCACGCCGACGTGCCGTGTCCGGCCTGCGGTGCGGCGCCGGCGGCGAGCCCCGCGGTAGCGGGCGCGACCGAGCCCTTCGTGGGGCGCCGTGGTGAGCTGCAGCTGGTGCACGATGCGCTCGGCGGCGCTCTTGCCGGGCGCGGGCGCGTGGTCATGCTCAGCGGCGAGGCCGGCATCGGCAAGACCCGGCTGGCGCAGGAGGCGGCAATGCTGGCCGTGCGGCGAGGCATGCTGACCTTGTGGGGCCGCTGCCTCGAGGAACCCGGCGCACCGCCCTTCCTGCCCTGGACGCGCGCCATGCAGGCCTGCCTTCGGGCCTGCCGCGACGAGCGCCTCCCGGCACTGCTCGGCCGGGATGCCGCCGCCGCGGCCGAAATTGCGCCCGAACTCGCCGAACGGCTGCCCCCCGGCACCGCTGTTCCGACCATCGGCGAAGGCGACCAGGCGCGCTTTCGCCTGTTTGCCGCGGTCGCGCATTTCTGGCGCCAGGTGGCCACCGTGCGCCCACTGCTGCTGATTCTCGACAACCTGCACTGGGCCGATGCGTCATCGCTGCGGCTCCTGGGCTTCATCGGGCAGGAACTCGCCGACAGCCGCATCGTGCTGCTCGGCTCCTGCCGCGAAGTGGATCTGTCGCGCCAACACCCCTTGGCCGCAACGCTGGCTGAACTGCTGAACACCCGGCAGTTCAGCCGCCTGCCGCTGCAGGGCCTCAGCCTGGAGGAAACCGAGCGCATGGTCGCCGCGGCAAGCGCCGTGACGCCGCCGCCCGCGGTCATTGCGACCATGCACCGCCGCACCGAGGGCAACCCGCTGTACCTGGTGGAGACGCTGCGCTTCTTGCAGGGGCCCTGCGGAACCGACCCGCATGCCGCTGCGGCGCTGGTCGACACCGTGCCGGGCGGCATTCGCGCGGTGATTGGCCGGCGGCTCAACCAACTCTCGGCGCCCTGCTGTGAATTGCTCGCGATTGCGGCCTGCATAGGCCGCGATTTCGATCTGCCGCTTTTGGCGGAACTTGCCGATGCCCAGGACGAGACCGAGCTGCTGGGCAGGCTCGACGACGCGCTGACGCACCGCATCATCGAGATATTGCCGCCTGGTGCGCAGTACCAGTTCAGCCATGTGCTGATCCGCGAGGTGCTCTACGACGAACTGCCCGCGGCGCGCCGCGTTGCGTTGCATGGGCGCATTGCCGAATTGCTCGAGGCGCGCCACGCCGGCAATTCCGAGCCGGTGCTGGCACAACTGGCCTACCACGCAGCCGCGGCACTGCCCGTGGGCAGCCCGGCGCGCGCGCTCGATATTGCGCAACGCGCCGCGGCGCAGGCCGTTGCGGTGATGGCGTATGAAGAGGCGTTGCGCTGCTACCGGCTCGCGCTGCAGTTGCAGGAGCGCTGGCTGCCGGCCGAGCGCGCGCGGCACGCTGCGCTGCTGCTGGCGCTTGGCGCGGTGCAGATGCACGCCGGCGAGAACGACGCCGGCGCCGCCACTTTCCTGGAGGCCGCTACGCTGGCGCGCGCGCTCGGCGACGCGGAGCTGTTCGCGCGGGCGGCGCTCGGCTTCGAGAACAACGGCTGGCGCATCAGCCGCCCTGGGGAAGAGGCTGCCGCCCTGCTCGAAGAAGCGCTCGCGGCGGCCGATGGCTTCGATGCCGCGCTGCGGGTCGACCTGCTTGCCGCGCTGTGCCGCGCCTGCATCTTCTGCGGCCGCCAGCAGCAGGCCAATGCGGCGCAGCGCAGCGCCGTGGCACTGGCGCGCGAACTGGCCATGCCGCAGCCGCTGTTCAAGGCGCTGGCCGCGATCCTGCCGGCGCGCGGCTACCCCGAGCAGCTCGAAGAGCGCCTGCACTGCGCATGCGAGGCCCTCGACGTGGCCGAACGCGCGGGCCATGTCGAATGGGTGGACGCGCTCACCGGCTGGTATTTCGGCGATCTGGTCGAGAAGGGATCACTCGGCGCGGCGCGCTCGCTGGCGCAGGTGCACGCGCGGGTGGCCGACGCGATCCGCCAGCCCTTCATGCAGGCCATGGGCCTGGCCAGCCTCACCCTGCTTGCCGCATACGAAGGCCGGTTCGCGGATTCCGAGCGGCTGGCGGGCGAGACCTTCACGCTCGGGCAGCGCTTTCTCGCGGGCAATGCGCAAGGTGCCTATAGCCTGCAGATCTTCGTGCTGCGGCGCCAGCAGGGGCGGCTCGGCGAGGTGCTGCCGGTGCTGCGCGGGCTGGTGGGCAGCGTGCCGCGCAACAGCCTGTGGCAGCCCGGCCTCGCATTGATCTGCGCCGAACTCGATCTCCACGAGCCCGCCCGCGAGGCTTACGAGACGCTTGCGGGCGACGGCTTCACCGGTATTGCGCGCGACGGCATGTGGCTCACCAACATCGTCTTTGCCGCCGAGGTCTGCGCGCGCCTGGCGGACGTGCCGCGCGCAGCAACGCTCTACCGGTTGCTCGCGCCCTACGCCGGGCGCAATGTGGTCACCGGTACCAACATTGCCTGCTTCGGCGCGGTGGACCGCTACCGCGGCATGCTGGCCGCATTGATGGGAGAAGACACAAGCGCCGCGGCCCATTTCGCCGCTGCGGCCGCGCTGGACGAGCAAGGCGGCAGCCGGCCCTGGCTGGCGCACAGTCGCTTCGAATGGGCGCGCTGGCTGGCCCTCCGCAGTGGCGACGGCGGCGGCAAGGATGCCGCAGCAGTGCAACTCGGCGCGGCGCTGGCAATAGCCCGCGAGTTCGGCATGGCCGGCCTCGCCCGGCGCTGCGAAGCGCTACAGCGGGAGCTCGAAGGCGGCACCTCTGCAGGGTCGCCGGCATCCGAAGGCCTGAGCCGGCGCGAGGTTGACGTGCTGCAGCTGCTCAGCGCCGGCCACAGCAACCAGGCGATCGCCGAGCGTCTGTTCATCAGCCCGCACACGGTGGCGCACCATGTGCGGCACATTCTTTCCAAGACCGACTGCCGCAGCCGCACCGAAGCCGCGGCCTGGGCACACCGCCATCGCGTCGCGTCCGCAGGTCCCGCGACACCTGCCGGCCAATAG
- a CDS encoding DUF2867 domain-containing protein, whose amino-acid sequence MAPDRESISPSYARREELPSGARVAGLYRGAFLADAYAIGLPKGATPDIMVLARFAFERPAPWVERLMALRDRLVGGFGLKKASDLRAGTAGGGPRIGFFRIYETHADEVVLGEDDRHLDFRVSVMRSPAGDSLTAVTVVHCHNLFGRNYIRLIAPFHRLVVRSALQQAARAGWPAR is encoded by the coding sequence ATGGCACCAGATCGAGAATCCATTTCGCCGAGCTACGCACGCAGGGAGGAGCTGCCCTCCGGCGCGCGTGTGGCGGGCCTTTATCGCGGTGCATTTCTGGCCGACGCCTACGCCATCGGCCTGCCGAAGGGCGCCACCCCCGACATCATGGTGCTGGCGCGCTTCGCGTTTGAACGCCCCGCGCCGTGGGTTGAAAGGCTGATGGCGTTGCGCGACCGGCTGGTCGGTGGCTTCGGCCTCAAGAAGGCCAGCGACTTGCGCGCCGGCACCGCGGGTGGCGGGCCGCGTATCGGCTTCTTCCGCATCTACGAAACGCATGCGGACGAGGTCGTGCTGGGCGAGGACGACCGGCACCTCGATTTCCGCGTCTCGGTCATGCGCTCACCGGCGGGAGATTCGCTCACGGCGGTGACGGTGGTGCACTGCCACAACCTGTTCGGCCGCAATTACATCCGCTTGATTGCGCCGTTTCATCGGCTGGTGGTGCGTTCGGCACTCCAACAGGCCGCGCGCGCGGGCTGGCCGGCCCGATAA
- a CDS encoding DUF3348 domain-containing protein, producing the protein MAHVSQRTVFNGSALVRLLSRLAETDVREPRQATADRLSQWFGWTDAISLSAALDGVPAAATSSSRLRPAANAEERECARARTALANAIAEDGTAAAATDFAPFRRRYLALQQAMEAGIGPLRGRLRAALAAKSPAMARLAAVDVVMEQVLAAREHSLLAGVPALLEKHFTRLSEDGLPTAAEPASEAQAGEWLHVFRKDMKNVLLAELDFRFQPVEGLLEAFREATRVP; encoded by the coding sequence ATGGCGCACGTTTCACAGCGCACAGTTTTCAATGGCTCGGCGCTCGTTCGTTTGCTTTCCCGACTGGCCGAAACGGACGTCCGCGAACCTCGACAAGCGACCGCGGATCGATTGAGCCAATGGTTCGGCTGGACCGATGCCATTTCGCTGTCCGCGGCGCTGGACGGCGTTCCGGCGGCGGCAACTTCTTCGTCCCGACTGCGGCCCGCTGCCAACGCCGAGGAGCGGGAGTGCGCCCGTGCGCGGACCGCGCTTGCCAACGCCATCGCGGAAGACGGCACGGCCGCGGCAGCGACTGACTTCGCGCCGTTTCGCCGCCGCTACCTCGCGCTGCAGCAAGCCATGGAAGCGGGCATCGGCCCCTTGCGCGGGCGCCTTCGGGCCGCCCTGGCCGCCAAGTCGCCGGCCATGGCCCGGCTGGCCGCCGTGGACGTGGTCATGGAGCAGGTGCTGGCTGCGCGCGAGCACAGCCTCCTGGCCGGCGTGCCCGCGCTGCTCGAAAAACATTTCACCCGCTTGAGCGAGGACGGCCTGCCGACGGCGGCCGAACCCGCCAGCGAGGCCCAGGCCGGCGAGTGGCTGCACGTGTTCCGCAAGGACATGAAGAACGTGCTGCTCGCCGAACTGGACTTCCGATTTCAACCCGTCGAAGGGCTCCTTGAAGCCTTTCGCGAGGCAACCAGAGTGCCATGA
- a CDS encoding DUF802 domain-containing protein encodes MTRFLQYAVFAAGLAAVCWVGAGYVGSNHPLALSITVLVGTFYLMGVVELHRFRQATSTLASAAARLTEAPAHLGSWLEQLHPSLRNAVRLRIEGERVGLPGPSLTPYLAGLLVLLGMLGTFLGMVVTLNGTGMALESATDLQAIRASLSAPVKGLGLAFGTSVAGVAASAMLGLASALCRRERMQAGQMLDTKIATSLRVYSLAHQREASFQLLEQQAQAMPVLVDQLQAMLAAMERQSQALNERLITSQAQFHSKAEAVYAGLASSVDQSLKQSLTESARIAGATIQPVVEATMAGIARETASLHGTVANTVQQQLEGLSSRFEATTATVADTWKAALAEHQRSNEALAGDLRVSQDRFAETFEQRSASLVETVSARLESTVGSVSDTWVRALAEHQRASEKLSGDTQQSLAAAAATFEQHSASLLRTVDQAHASLQTDMASRDAQRLSAWTGALSSMAASLQQEWQQAGANTASQQQQLFEMLAQTAREMSAQAEVHAKSTVAEIAQLLQAASDAPRVAAEVVAELRQKLSDSMARDNALLEERSRIMETLGTLLDAVNHASTEQRSAVDALVGASADVLERVGSRFTEKVEAETGKLESVAAQITGSAVEVASLGEAFGFAVQLFSESNDKLVAHLQRVEGALGKSIARSDEQLAYYVAQAREVIDLSIMSQKQIVEDLQQIANRQAAAVGSEA; translated from the coding sequence ATGACTAGATTTCTTCAATACGCTGTTTTTGCCGCCGGCCTGGCCGCCGTGTGCTGGGTTGGCGCGGGCTACGTCGGCTCGAACCATCCGCTGGCGCTCTCGATCACGGTGCTGGTGGGTACGTTCTACCTGATGGGGGTGGTGGAGCTGCATCGCTTCAGGCAGGCCACGTCCACCTTGGCCAGTGCCGCGGCGCGGTTGACCGAAGCCCCGGCCCACCTGGGTTCGTGGCTGGAGCAGTTGCATCCTTCGCTGCGCAATGCGGTGCGCCTTCGCATCGAGGGCGAACGCGTCGGCTTGCCCGGCCCGTCGCTCACGCCGTACTTGGCCGGACTGCTCGTGCTGCTGGGCATGCTGGGCACTTTTCTCGGCATGGTGGTGACGCTGAACGGCACCGGAATGGCGCTGGAAAGCGCAACCGATCTGCAGGCCATCCGCGCCTCGCTCTCCGCGCCGGTGAAGGGTCTGGGGCTGGCGTTCGGCACCTCGGTGGCCGGCGTGGCCGCATCCGCGATGCTGGGCCTGGCCTCCGCGCTGTGCCGGCGCGAGCGGATGCAGGCCGGGCAGATGCTCGACACGAAGATTGCGACCAGCTTGCGCGTGTACTCCCTGGCCCACCAGCGCGAGGCATCGTTCCAGCTGCTCGAGCAGCAGGCCCAGGCCATGCCTGTGCTGGTCGACCAGCTGCAAGCCATGCTGGCCGCAATGGAGCGGCAAAGCCAGGCCTTGAACGAGCGCCTGATCACCAGCCAGGCGCAGTTCCACAGCAAGGCCGAGGCGGTGTACGCCGGCCTGGCCTCGTCGGTCGACCAGTCGCTGAAGCAAAGCCTGACCGAAAGTGCCCGCATTGCCGGCGCGACGATCCAGCCGGTGGTTGAAGCCACCATGGCCGGCATCGCGCGCGAGACGGCCTCCTTGCACGGCACGGTCGCGAACACCGTGCAGCAGCAGCTCGAAGGGCTTTCGAGCCGCTTCGAGGCCACCACGGCCACCGTGGCCGATACGTGGAAGGCCGCGCTGGCCGAACACCAGCGCAGCAACGAGGCGCTGGCCGGGGACTTGCGCGTTTCGCAAGACCGCTTTGCCGAAACCTTCGAGCAGCGTTCGGCCTCGCTGGTGGAGACCGTGTCCGCGCGGCTCGAGAGCACCGTGGGCAGCGTATCGGACACATGGGTCCGTGCGCTCGCAGAACACCAGCGCGCCAGCGAGAAGCTGTCGGGCGACACGCAACAGTCCCTCGCGGCGGCCGCGGCCACCTTCGAGCAGCACTCGGCATCGCTGCTGCGCACGGTGGACCAGGCGCATGCCAGCCTGCAAACCGATATGGCGTCGCGCGACGCGCAGCGGCTGTCGGCCTGGACCGGGGCGCTGTCGTCCATGGCGGCATCGCTGCAGCAAGAATGGCAGCAGGCCGGCGCGAACACGGCCAGCCAGCAGCAGCAGCTCTTCGAAATGCTGGCGCAAACCGCGCGCGAGATGTCGGCGCAGGCAGAAGTGCATGCGAAGAGCACCGTCGCGGAGATCGCCCAGCTCTTGCAAGCTGCTTCGGACGCACCGCGCGTTGCTGCCGAAGTGGTGGCCGAACTGCGGCAGAAGCTCTCGGACAGCATGGCGCGCGACAACGCGCTGCTGGAGGAACGCAGCCGCATCATGGAAACGCTCGGCACCTTGCTCGACGCGGTGAACCATGCCTCCACCGAGCAGCGCTCGGCGGTCGATGCACTGGTCGGCGCGTCGGCCGATGTGCTCGAACGCGTGGGCAGCCGCTTCACCGAAAAGGTCGAGGCCGAAACCGGAAAGCTGGAGAGCGTCGCCGCGCAGATCACCGGCAGCGCCGTCGAGGTGGCGAGCCTCGGCGAGGCCTTCGGTTTCGCGGTGCAGCTGTTCAGCGAATCGAACGACAAGCTCGTGGCGCATCTGCAGCGCGTCGAGGGCGCGCTCGGCAAGTCCATTGCGCGCAGCGACGAGCAGCTGGCGTACTACGTTGCGCAGGCGCGGGAGGTCATCGACCTGAGCATCATGTCGCAGAAGCAGATCGTCGAAGACCTGCAGCAGATTGCCAACCGGCAAGCCGCTGCTGTGGGCAGCGAAGCATGA
- a CDS encoding OmpA family protein, with product MSEEADGGLEPTVPVWAVFGDLMAGLVGAFVLILVGALGMQLDLAAKLEAEVQQRQAETQRREALEQALAGPLAAGRVTLNNGRIGISGSVLFTFNSADLQPEGRQLLKSLAAPVAAYLRARDEVLMVSGFTDDRQMRQSKEGNRPFADNWELSAQRALTVTRALIEEGVPSSSVFAAAFGSEQAVASNADAEGRSKNRRVEMAPTPRQSNASAKRP from the coding sequence ATGAGTGAAGAAGCCGACGGCGGCCTGGAGCCGACCGTTCCGGTATGGGCGGTGTTCGGCGACCTCATGGCGGGGTTGGTCGGGGCCTTTGTGCTCATTCTGGTCGGTGCGCTCGGCATGCAGCTGGACCTGGCGGCCAAGCTCGAGGCCGAAGTGCAGCAGCGGCAGGCTGAAACACAACGCCGCGAAGCGCTCGAACAGGCGTTGGCGGGGCCGCTGGCGGCCGGGCGCGTCACGCTGAACAACGGCCGCATCGGCATCAGCGGCAGCGTGCTGTTTACCTTCAACTCCGCCGACCTGCAGCCCGAAGGCCGCCAGCTGCTGAAGAGCCTGGCCGCGCCGGTAGCGGCCTACTTGCGTGCGCGCGACGAGGTGCTGATGGTCAGCGGCTTCACCGACGACCGGCAGATGCGGCAGTCGAAGGAAGGCAACCGCCCGTTCGCCGACAACTGGGAGCTGTCGGCCCAGCGCGCGTTGACGGTGACGCGGGCGTTGATCGAAGAGGGTGTGCCCTCGTCCTCGGTGTTTGCCGCGGCGTTCGGGTCCGAGCAGGCCGTGGCCTCCAACGCCGATGCCGAAGGCCGGTCGAAGAACCGTCGCGTGGAAATGGCGCCCACGCCGAGACAGTCCAACGCCAGCGCGAAGCGCCCGTGA
- a CDS encoding DUF2894 domain-containing protein: MLAAWRTRGEDRVDPVRFRFMEALARRAAPHHGEARRILDAKLAPLLAAYGDRLEEAQRMGNPAAAGGTGAKQQASSARGPLAELVDHIARHAPAPGDGAAANGVVPGLAPAPELKTLSYFKSTWSRLSADRRLTQSLAKVPENAGPLNSHHLVHRSLLLMRELSPEYLNRFMTYVDTLLWVDQANAGSASSAANAPRAENPKKAARGRSG, translated from the coding sequence ATGCTCGCGGCATGGCGCACGCGCGGCGAAGATCGCGTGGACCCCGTGCGCTTTCGTTTCATGGAAGCGCTGGCGCGGCGCGCGGCCCCGCACCATGGCGAAGCGCGGCGCATTCTCGACGCCAAGCTGGCGCCGTTGCTTGCGGCGTATGGCGACCGTCTTGAAGAGGCGCAGCGCATGGGCAACCCCGCGGCAGCGGGCGGCACCGGTGCAAAGCAGCAAGCCTCGTCTGCTCGCGGTCCGCTCGCGGAACTCGTCGACCATATCGCCCGGCATGCACCGGCGCCTGGCGACGGCGCTGCGGCAAATGGCGTCGTGCCTGGCCTCGCACCGGCTCCCGAACTGAAGACGCTCAGCTACTTCAAGAGCACCTGGTCACGGCTCAGCGCCGATCGGCGGCTGACGCAATCGCTCGCCAAGGTGCCGGAGAACGCCGGTCCGCTCAACTCGCATCACCTGGTGCATCGATCGCTCCTGCTGATGCGCGAGCTGTCGCCGGAGTACCTCAACCGCTTCATGACCTATGTCGACACCCTGTTGTGGGTCGATCAGGCGAACGCCGGCAGCGCCTCGTCGGCTGCGAATGCGCCGCGCGCCGAGAATCCGAAGAAGGCGGCGCGCGGCAGATCCGGTTGA
- a CDS encoding chromate resistance protein ChrB domain-containing protein translates to MKWITRERPKIDRIACPWLILRFIDREAEFLYVPAGEVLGQADETGATPYDIPGVEMSHVGERCSFDAFVAKYRLSDPALHQMADIVRGADTSRLDLTPQSAGLYAISLGLSRVFADDHAMLKHGLVMYDALYAWCGEGREETHSWPPVMPG, encoded by the coding sequence ATGAAATGGATCACCCGCGAACGCCCGAAGATCGACCGCATTGCATGCCCCTGGCTGATCCTGCGGTTCATCGATCGCGAAGCCGAGTTCCTGTACGTTCCGGCGGGCGAGGTGCTTGGCCAGGCCGACGAGACCGGGGCCACGCCGTACGACATTCCAGGCGTCGAAATGAGCCACGTCGGCGAGCGCTGCAGCTTCGATGCCTTCGTCGCCAAGTACCGCCTCTCCGACCCGGCGTTGCACCAGATGGCGGACATCGTGCGTGGCGCCGACACCTCGCGGCTCGATCTCACGCCGCAATCGGCGGGTCTCTATGCGATCTCGCTGGGCCTGTCGCGTGTCTTCGCGGACGATCACGCCATGCTGAAGCACGGCCTCGTGATGTACGACGCGCTGTATGCCTGGTGCGGCGAGGGCCGCGAAGAGACGCACAGCTGGCCACCCGTGATGCCAGGCTGA
- a CDS encoding Fe-Mn family superoxide dismutase — MDARIQPLPFDAATLRGLSEKLLASHHQNNYGGAVKRLNAIRAQLAATPYASTPGFQLNSLKREELIATNSMLLHELYFSTLGGNGQPMEPAMALALAANFGSVERWREEFAAMGKALRGGSGWVLLTFQPREGTLVNQWGADHTHALAGGTPILALDMYEHAYHLDHGAAAGAYVDAFMDNIHWARVYERYQQAVHATSEPFGATQDEAAGSMLLDVRRAGVFEQATTIIPGATWLDPSGVERWASELPAGRDVVVYCVYGHEVGRSTAMRLRAAGLNARYLRGGFDGWQAAGRPLAAKPAVQGAAS; from the coding sequence ATGGACGCCCGGATTCAACCTCTGCCCTTCGACGCCGCCACGCTGCGCGGCCTGTCGGAAAAACTGCTGGCCAGCCATCACCAGAACAACTACGGCGGCGCGGTGAAGCGCCTCAACGCCATTCGAGCCCAGCTCGCCGCAACGCCTTACGCATCCACGCCGGGATTTCAGCTCAACAGTCTCAAGCGGGAAGAGCTGATCGCGACCAACTCGATGCTGTTGCACGAGCTCTACTTTTCAACGCTCGGTGGCAACGGCCAGCCGATGGAGCCGGCCATGGCCCTCGCGCTGGCCGCCAACTTCGGCAGCGTCGAACGGTGGCGCGAAGAGTTCGCGGCCATGGGCAAGGCACTGCGGGGCGGCTCGGGCTGGGTGCTGCTGACCTTCCAGCCGCGCGAGGGCACGCTGGTCAACCAATGGGGCGCCGACCACACCCATGCGCTGGCGGGCGGCACTCCCATCCTGGCGCTCGACATGTACGAGCATGCCTACCACCTCGACCATGGCGCTGCGGCGGGCGCCTATGTCGACGCCTTCATGGACAACATCCACTGGGCCCGCGTGTACGAACGCTACCAGCAGGCCGTGCACGCCACCAGCGAACCCTTCGGCGCAACGCAGGATGAAGCCGCCGGATCGATGCTGCTCGACGTGCGCCGTGCCGGCGTGTTCGAGCAGGCCACCACGATAATCCCGGGCGCCACATGGCTCGACCCGTCGGGCGTGGAACGCTGGGCCTCCGAACTTCCGGCCGGCCGCGACGTGGTGGTCTATTGCGTCTATGGTCACGAGGTCGGTCGCAGCACCGCGATGCGGCTGCGCGCCGCCGGCCTCAACGCGCGCTATCTGCGCGGCGGCTTCGATGGTTGGCAGGCCGCGGGCCGGCCGCTCGCGGCCAAACCCGCCGTGCAAGGAGCAGCGTCATGA